AGGCTTAAAGGTATTCCGCATGACTCCGTAGCCTTCAGTGCTTAAATAGAAAGGGACTGGGCTTGATGCAGCTCCTGCATCCCAACCTCCCCCGATTGCAATTTTTATGGAATTATTCTTATGGGCATAAAACCCATTTTGTTGACCTCCACCATAAAAATATTCGTTTTCTTTTGTATCAAGGGTTTGAACTGTACTTCCGTTTGAATGTTTTAGCGGTTCACTTTCACTCCAAAGAATCTTTGATCTTTTTTTATCGTACAGGCTCATCTTCGAAGTAGCTTTATCTACTCTTAATTCTAAAGCATCAGTAGATATTTTATAGACATTGGTATCGCTTTCATCGACCTGAATGTCAATTGCTCCATATTGATTTTTGTAATCGCTAACATTTTTGTCGATGATTTTTGTCTCATGCTCAGGTTTGTCGGGAGTTGGATATTCTTCAAAAATACCCTTTGGGTCCAAATGCAGTCGAAAAACATTATTTTTTAGGAAGTTAATTTTTATTTTTTCTCCTGTTTCTAAGTCAAAGTACACGTTATTACTTTCTTTTGTAATCTTAGTTACTTTTCCTATAGTCTTATAGGTTTGATTAGTAGAAACATTATTAATTGAGTTCTCCTTTTCAGTTGCAGCAGCAGATGTTGTTGGAAGCATAGAAAACAACATACCCACAGATAAGCACACGCTTACCAGCTTTTTTAATCTAGCTTGACGTCTTAGCATATTCTACCTCCGAATGTCATAATGGTTTACCGAAAATGAATTCCGATTGTCTTTAACTCTTCGTATGGATAATTGCTAATACAATACCTAGTGAATCCAATTAGAAGAATAGAAAGACAGTCCCCTTAAAAACTCAAAAACTTGCAATTTGTCCTTTATGGATACTTTATCTCCACCACCCCTTCTATATTTTTTTATATATTTATATATCTAAATATATAAGCGTAATTAAGTAAGACCTTTATAGAGCCTTTTTTGTGGTTTTTGTATGTTAAAAATGAAATTTGGTATACTAGCAGATCACGTAAAATCTATGTTGAAATGGAATTTGCGGTTGAGAAATGATCGTTGATGAATGATGAGTGGTTATGTTGTCATTACCAGTTTAGCGTTTCGTTGCCCCATTTATTTCTACTATTAGATACATCCCCGCTTCCCTTTCAGTCTTAATTTAAGCAATTTTCTTACAGAATCAATATATAATGAATTGAGTTGATGGGTCAACCCAATTACATAAATATCCTACAAAAGTAATAATTCCCTTTCGGTTAGAGAAAATAATTATATAAATATCCTACAAAAGTAACGCTTTTCAATCAGCTTGAGAAAAAACTTAGATAAAAAAAAAGAACCGTTTAGGTTCGTTTTATGTTAGAACATTTCGAGTCTGATCCTTTTGAATGACTCTAGAAAGAGTTTATGTTAGTTCTGTGTAAAAGCGACAGCGATCGCCTCGGACAATGGATCTGCAAAATTCAACAGGCACACCATTGACATCATAGGCTGTTCGTTCAAGCAACAGTGCCGGAAGACCTTCTTCCGTTTGTAAATATTCACTTTCTTCAGAACGTATGAGGACTGGTTCAAACGCCTCTTTTGCTCTAGTTACTATGATATTAAATTCTTGTGTAAATAAATCATATAATGATATTTCGCCAACCTTTTTAAGCTGTTCTATATTTGAAATCATGTTTTTCGGAATAAAAGACGATTCCAAAATATAAGGCTCATTGTTGGCACAACGTAGGCGTTTCATTTCAATGACATTCTCGTCTTCTCCAAGCTGCAACGCTTCCCGGATTTTTGCAGTTGGTTTCACTTCCTCTATTTTTAGAATAACATCTTTGGGGTTCAATCCCTTTTCTTTTAATACTTTGCTAAAGCTGTAAAACCCCATCAATGACTGCTGCAATTTTGGTTTTGCCACAAAGGTACCTTTTCCTTGAATTCGATAAAGGATCCCTTCCTGAACTAGCTCCTCAATTGCCTTTTTAGCCGTGTTCCGGCTCACACCGAATTGATCCATCAATTGATTTTCCGATGGGATTTTATCACCAGGTGTCCAATTTCCCTTTTCAATAGAATCCTTAAGCCTTTCCATTAATTGGTGATAAAGTGGAATTATACTTTCAGGCTGTAGTGGTTTCATTTAATAAGCCTACCTTTCAAGCATACTTACATTCTTTTAACAAATTATATCACCGCCAATTGTAGTGTCAACCCAACAAGTAAGCAGTAGGGACGGTTCTTGTGCTTCCGATGGAAGCGCAACAAACGCTTTCACAATAAACATCTTGTTCAGTTTTTAGATATCTTGTTTTTCATTGTAATAAATCACTAAAAATCCTATAATTCAGGTAATAGATTGCTAATGAAGGAGGGAATCATTTGTCAAATGAGATTTATGAGGTTCCACAATCTGTGCGAGGCCATCTTCCAGTAAAACTTC
The DNA window shown above is from Neobacillus sp. WH10 and carries:
- a CDS encoding GntR family transcriptional regulator, producing MKPLQPESIIPLYHQLMERLKDSIEKGNWTPGDKIPSENQLMDQFGVSRNTAKKAIEELVQEGILYRIQGKGTFVAKPKLQQSLMGFYSFSKVLKEKGLNPKDVILKIEEVKPTAKIREALQLGEDENVIEMKRLRCANNEPYILESSFIPKNMISNIEQLKKVGEISLYDLFTQEFNIIVTRAKEAFEPVLIRSEESEYLQTEEGLPALLLERTAYDVNGVPVEFCRSIVRGDRCRFYTELT